Proteins found in one Salvia splendens isolate huo1 chromosome 10, SspV2, whole genome shotgun sequence genomic segment:
- the LOC121751606 gene encoding uncharacterized protein LOC121751606, whose product MGISDQQPSHSNNIEVSGEDYMHEPGGIIDMPSPGNKNSACLDEIPSKPVEDHTVIGIPFVGRSSLAKNAHDAPSEEQGLDKRLTHADRLHKCLKEKDKIPVLFHNGHPVGKYASVFMKELGIAVKKHAPLQVKGWKNVTDEQKRPIFRRLETAFLVDFSLGPDSVKKQTDRLMGKQYSRYRQRMHIHYKTLTHLPWEDRLKHVPEEFCKSEADWVYMCKLFESETFKKLSLLNSRKSLLQYRNEADNRPGEEDGIDDSNVTNTSERCRQGESDETANNDKQSGSDNQDASNQVLSGHRDSLRPSDAASLIAANAELRSELHSARTAIQLMEDKVWSLEANQKRLEDIIKANTQIVETNQLMMQRVFEKLASDIAQSLTSSAPPPPPP is encoded by the exons ATGGGAATCTCTGATCAGCAACCATCACACTCCAATAACATTGAAG TATCTGGTGAGGACTACATGCATGAACCTGGCGGCATCATTGATATGCCTTCACCTGGAAACAAGAACTCAGCGTGTCTAGATG AAATTCCTTCTAAACCGGTTGAGGACCACACTGTTATTGGCATACCTTTCGTTGGGAGATCATCTTTGGCAAAGAATGCACATGATG CACCTAGCGAAGAACAAGGTTTAGATAAACGATTAACACATGCTGACAGGCTTCATAAATGCTTAAAGGAGAAGGACAAAATTCCTGTTTTATTTCATAATGGTCATCCTGTTGGGAAGTATGCATCAGTGTTTATGAAAGAGCTTGGTATAGCTGTAAAGAAACATGCACCATTACAAGTCAAGGGTTGGAAGAACGTAACAGATGAGCAAAAACGACCAATCTTTCGGCGGTTGGAG ACTGCATTTTTGGTTGACTTCAGCCTAGGACCCGATTCTGTGAAAAAACAGACCGATAGATTAATGGGTAAGCAATATAGCAGGTACCGCCAAAGGATGCACATACATTACAAAACTCTTACACACTTGCCTTGGGAGGATCGGTTGAAACATGTACCGGAGGAGTTTTGTAAAAGTGAAGCAGATTGGGTGTATATGTGTAAACTGTTTGAGTCAGAGACATTCAAG AAACTTTCCTTGTTAAACTCTCGAAAGTCTTTGTTGCAATACAGAAATGAAGCT GATAATAGGCCCGGAGAAGAAGATGGTATTGATGATTCTAATGTAACAAATACCTCAGAAAGATGTCGTCAAGGAGAAAGTGACGAGACAGCCAAT AATGACAAGCAAAGTGGATCAGATAACCAAGATGCAAGCAACCAAGTTCTATCCGGACATAGAGATAGCCTCCGACCATCTGATGCTGCGTCTCTTATAGCAGCAAATGCAGAGCTTAGGAGTGAGCTTCATAGCGCGCGAACTGCTATACAATTGATGGAAGATAAAGTGTGGTCACTGGAGGCGAATCAGAAGCGGCTAGAGGATATCATAAAGGCAAACACACAGATTGTGGAGACGAATCAACTGATGATGCAGCGGGTTTTTGAGAAGCTAGCCTCTGATATAGCTCAATCACTGACTTCCTCGGctccacctcctcctccgcctTAG
- the LOC121751605 gene encoding ammonium transporter 1 member 3-like, producing the protein MELSWESSVEESINAIYLLFSAYLVFAMQLGFAMLCAGSVRAKNAMNILLTNVVDAAVGSLSYFLFGFAFAFGEGPNKNPFIGTSYFALKDVPTASYDYSFFLYQWAFAIAVAGITSGSIAERTQFGAYLIFSFFLSGFVYPVVAHWVWSSSGWLSPNSSPRLFGSGAIDFAGSGAVHLVGGIAGLWGCIIEGPRVGRFDAFGKSVIMRGHNATLVVLGTFLLWFGWFGFNPGSFNKILVAYPTTIDQGHWTSVGRTAVTTTLAGSTAGIVTLFGRRMLAGHWDALAVCNGVLGGFVAITSGCAVVEPWAAIVCGFFAAWVLIGLNMLALKLKIDDPLEAAQLHGGCGAWGLIFTGLFAKEEFVVQAYDAGLAGVQGRAYGLLVGGGWGLVGAQLVELVVILVWVSVTMGPLFYLLHWLRILRISIDEEVAGLDISSHGGYAYNAHEEEDTAPRFYGDYVRMHNNS; encoded by the coding sequence ATGGAACTCTCATGGGAGTCAAGTGTCGAAGAATCCATCAATGCCATCTATCTTCTCTTCTCAGCCTACTTAGTCTTTGCCATGCAACTCGGCTTCGCCATGCTGTGTGCGGGCTCTGTTCGGGCCAAGAACGCCATGAACATCTTGCTCACCAACGTGGTCGATGCTGCCGTTGGAAGCCTTTCCTACTTCCTGTTCGGGTTTGCCTTTGCCTTCGGGGAGGGCCCGAATAAGAACCCATTCATTGGGACAAGCTACTTCGCCCTAAAAGACGTCCCAACGGCCTCGTACGACTACAGCTTCTTCCTCTACCAGTGGGCTTTTGCCATTGCCGTGGCCGGTATAACTAGCGGttccattgctgagaggactcaGTTTGGCGCCTACTTGATTTTCTCATTCTTTCTCTCGGGCTTTGTCTATCCTGTAGTGGCCCATTGGGTTTGGTCATCTAGTGGGTGGCTAAGCCCAAACTCAAGCCCGCGGCTGTTCGGATCGGGGGCTATTGACTTTGCCGGCAGCGGTGCGGTCCATTTGGTGGGCGGGATCGCCGGGCTCTGGGGCTGCATCATCGAGGGCCCAAGAGTAGGGCGGTTCGATGCATTCGGAAAGTCCGTGATCATGCGTGGACATAATGCAACCCTAGTGGTTCTCGGCACATTCCTATTATGGTTCGGTTGGTTCGGATTCAACCCGGGCTCGTTCAACAAGATACTTGTGGCCTACCCAACCACCATCGACCAGGGGCACTGGACCTCAGTGGGGCGCACGGCAGTCACCACCACGCTGGCCGGATCCACTGCTGGGATAGTCACGTTGTTTGGGCGGCGGATGCTGGCGGGCCACTGGGATGCCTTGGCCGTCTGCAACGGCGTCCTGGGCGGGTTCGTGGCCATCACGTCAGGCTGCGCTGTGGTGGAGCCGTGGGCAGCGATCGTCTGTGGGTTCTTCGCCGCCTGGGTTCTGATTGGGCTCAACATGCTGGCTTTAAAGCTCAAGATTGATGATCCGCTTGAGGCAGCGCAGCTACATGGCGGGTGCGGAGCGTGGGGGCTGATCTTCACGGGGCTCTTCGCGAAGGAGGAGTTTGTGGTGCAGGCGTACGATGCGGGGTTGGCTGGGGTGCAGGGTCGGGCATATGGGCTGCTGGTTGGGGGCGGGTGGGGGCTGGTGGGGGCGCAGCTGGTGGAACTGGTCGTGATATTGGTATGGGTAAGTGTGACAATGGGGCCACTGTTTTACTTGCTGCATTGGCTTAGGATCTTGAGAATTTCCATTGATGAAGAAGTTGCAGGGCTTGATATATCCAGCCATGGAGGGTATGCATATAATGCTCATGAAGAAGAAGATACTGCTCCTAGGTTTTATGGAGACTATGTGAGAATGCATAATAATTCTTAG